Within Streptomyces antibioticus, the genomic segment CGTGCCGAGCTTGTGGTCTCTGTGCCCGGACCCCGTGGCGGCTTCAGTCTGGCCAAGCCACTGGAAACCATCACCCTTCTCGATGTCGTGGTGGCCATCGAAGGAGCAGCGGAACTCTTTCAGTGCACCGAGATCCGCTGCAGCGGAAAGATCGGCGAGCTGTCGCCACCCCCGAAGGGCGCATGCGCTGTCAGCGCGGCCATGCGCCGCGCGGAGCAGTCTTGGCACGATGCCCTCGCCGCGCAGAGCCTCGCTGATATCAAGGCGGATCTGGATCGTTCTCCGCTCGTCCGGCAGATCGTGCGGTCAGCCCTGACCTGAGCGGAACCGCATCGTGCAGGCTCTTCGTGCACCACCGGCGCCGGCGCACGTCACGACGAGCCGGGACGGCATCTGGGCCTCGATCTCATAGCGGCCCGCTGGTCGGACCGTGTCCTAGTCGTTGGGCTGCATCCAGTGACCTTCCAGGGCTGCGGCGACCTCGCCGGGCCTTTGCAGGACGGTCCAGTGGTTGCAGTCCAGCTTGACGACCTGCGACGCCCGCAACGCCGGCCCAAGCTTTTCGCCGAACTCGATCGGGACGGCTGGATCCA encodes:
- a CDS encoding RrF2 family transcriptional regulator: MAKGVEWALHTLLNLDMVGGGPVGSGQLAEAHGLSPSYLNKQLQQLARAELVVSVPGPRGGFSLAKPLETITLLDVVVAIEGAAELFQCTEIRCSGKIGELSPPPKGACAVSAAMRRAEQSWHDALAAQSLADIKADLDRSPLVRQIVRSALT